A DNA window from Geoalkalibacter sp. contains the following coding sequences:
- the cls gene encoding cardiolipin synthase — MLTTLFWLALTAVGVFSAGHALLNKLDPRAALGWIVACLAVPGFGPLIYWVFGVNRIRIRARDWQSRGEGLPWVDPEVCSWSADFSASLPFRQENFSALLSLSDHVTRRPLIPGNRIDILHNGEQAYPRMLAAIREARETVHLSTYIFETNQRGRDFIAALMEAAERGVEVRVLVDALGEHYSFPTARRLLRGSKVRVAQFLPPSLPRHGIYFNLRNHRKLLIVDDLLGFTGGMNIGDRHLAARTDNPQRVIDIHFQVQGPVVAHLQEAFMEDWGFCTKERLMMNRLPQPLEDGNAFCRGISSGPNEDYENLHWIIVGALNSARKRICIMTPYFIPNRALISAINAAGLRGVKVDILLPSKNNLPFVAWASEAYFWELVRYGINIYLMPPPFVHSKLLLVDDEFALIGSANVDPRSIRLNFEFCLEVYSRPLVAELLAHCDEIIPRSHHLSLAEIDGRSLPRRLYTCFFKLFSPYL; from the coding sequence GTGCTGACCACTCTTTTCTGGCTCGCTCTGACTGCCGTCGGAGTCTTCAGCGCCGGTCACGCCCTGCTCAACAAGCTCGATCCGCGCGCCGCCCTGGGCTGGATCGTCGCCTGTCTCGCCGTTCCCGGCTTCGGCCCGCTCATCTACTGGGTGTTCGGCGTCAACCGCATCCGCATCCGCGCCCGCGACTGGCAAAGCCGCGGCGAGGGCCTGCCCTGGGTCGATCCCGAGGTCTGTTCCTGGTCGGCGGATTTCTCGGCCAGCCTGCCCTTTCGTCAGGAAAATTTCTCCGCGCTGCTGAGTCTCTCCGATCATGTCACGCGCCGCCCCCTGATCCCCGGCAACCGCATCGACATCCTGCACAACGGCGAGCAGGCCTATCCCCGCATGCTCGCCGCCATCCGCGAAGCCCGCGAAACCGTGCATCTGTCCACCTATATCTTTGAAACCAACCAACGCGGGCGCGATTTCATCGCCGCCCTCATGGAAGCCGCCGAGCGGGGTGTCGAGGTGCGCGTTCTCGTCGACGCCCTGGGCGAGCATTATTCCTTTCCCACCGCCCGACGCCTGCTGCGCGGTTCCAAGGTGCGCGTGGCGCAATTTCTGCCGCCCTCCCTGCCGCGGCACGGCATTTACTTCAATCTGCGCAATCACCGCAAGCTGCTCATCGTCGATGATCTGCTCGGGTTTACCGGCGGCATGAACATCGGCGACCGTCACCTCGCCGCCCGGACCGACAATCCCCAGCGCGTCATCGACATCCACTTCCAGGTGCAAGGCCCCGTCGTCGCCCATCTGCAGGAAGCCTTCATGGAGGACTGGGGCTTTTGCACCAAGGAGCGGCTGATGATGAATCGGCTGCCCCAGCCCCTGGAGGACGGCAACGCCTTCTGCCGCGGCATCAGCTCCGGTCCCAACGAGGACTACGAGAACCTCCACTGGATCATCGTCGGCGCCCTCAACAGCGCGCGCAAGCGCATCTGCATCATGACGCCCTACTTCATCCCCAACCGCGCCCTCATTTCGGCCATCAACGCCGCCGGCCTGCGCGGGGTCAAAGTGGACATCCTGTTGCCCAGCAAGAACAACCTGCCCTTTGTCGCCTGGGCCTCGGAAGCCTATTTCTGGGAACTGGTGCGCTACGGCATCAACATCTACCTCATGCCGCCGCCCTTCGTGCACAGCAAGCTGCTGCTGGTCGACGACGAATTCGCCCTGATCGGCTCGGCCAACGTCGATCCGCGCAGCATCCGCCTCAACTTCGAATTCTGCCTCGAAGTCTACAGCCGCCCGCTTGTCGCCGAACTTCTCGCCCACTGCGACGAGATCATCCCCCGCTCCCACCACCTGAGCCTCGCCGAAATCGACGGTCGCAGTCTGCCGCGGCGGCTCTACACCTGCTTTTTCAAGCTGTTTTCGCCGTATCTCTAA
- a CDS encoding rubrerythrin family protein, giving the protein MAELAGSKTEKNLKEAFAGESQANRKYLAFAKKADLDGFPQVAKLFRAAAAAETVHAHAHLRALKGIGATADNLREAIGGETHEFMDMYPRMIVEAEQEGFTEALRSFKFANVVEKVHAGLYQKALESLGKNAQVDYYVCQVCGHTLEGEPTGPCEVCGAGKNAFQKID; this is encoded by the coding sequence ATGGCTGAGCTCGCCGGAAGCAAAACCGAAAAAAATCTCAAGGAAGCCTTTGCCGGAGAATCCCAGGCCAACCGCAAATACCTGGCCTTCGCCAAGAAGGCCGATCTCGACGGATTCCCGCAGGTGGCCAAGCTGTTTCGCGCCGCTGCGGCCGCCGAAACCGTCCACGCCCATGCCCATCTGCGCGCCCTCAAGGGCATCGGCGCCACCGCCGACAACCTGCGCGAGGCCATCGGCGGCGAGACCCACGAGTTCATGGACATGTACCCGCGGATGATCGTCGAGGCCGAGCAGGAGGGCTTCACCGAGGCCCTGCGCAGCTTCAAGTTCGCCAACGTCGTCGAGAAGGTCCACGCCGGCCTCTACCAGAAGGCCCTCGAGAGCCTGGGCAAGAACGCCCAAGTCGACTACTACGTGTGCCAGGTTTGCGGACACACCCTCGAAGGAGAACCGACCGGACCCTGCGAGGTGTGCGGCGCCGGTAAGAACGCCTTCCAGAAAATCGACTGA